A region from the Actinoplanes sp. OR16 genome encodes:
- a CDS encoding PadR family transcriptional regulator, producing MSTAHVLLGLLVAGPRHGYDLKRAHDERLPQAKPLAYGQVYSTLGRLERDGLVEQSGQEQEGGPERTSYSLTDLGRKRLDAWLTEVEPPAPHVTSALFSKVVVALLAADADRARQYLTVQRAAHMTRMRELTVAKSSPGTTVGDVIAADYAIGHLDADLRWLQTTMARVADLQKEVTA from the coding sequence ATGTCCACCGCACACGTCCTGCTCGGGTTGCTCGTCGCCGGCCCGCGGCACGGTTACGACCTCAAGCGGGCGCACGACGAGCGCTTGCCACAGGCCAAGCCTCTGGCGTACGGGCAGGTGTACTCCACTCTCGGCCGTCTCGAGCGGGACGGGCTCGTCGAGCAGTCCGGTCAGGAGCAGGAGGGCGGCCCGGAGCGGACGTCATACTCCCTGACCGACCTCGGCCGCAAGCGCCTCGACGCCTGGCTCACCGAGGTCGAGCCGCCCGCGCCGCACGTCACCAGCGCGCTGTTCAGCAAGGTCGTCGTCGCGCTGCTGGCCGCCGACGCCGACCGCGCCCGGCAGTACCTCACGGTGCAGCGGGCCGCCCACATGACCCGGATGCGCGAGCTGACCGTGGCCAAGTCCTCGCCCGGCACGACGGTCGGCGACGTGATCGCCGCCGACTACGCGATCGGGCACCTCGACGCCGACCTGCGCTGGCTGCAGACCACGATGGCCCGCGTCGCCGACCTACAGAAGGAAGTGACGGCATGA
- a CDS encoding SpoIIE family protein phosphatase, with translation MPAEVGTIPTGASPDALVRRTRLPNDRRTPAAARALVRSVLEETGLVVLLNEALLLTTELSTNAVVHANTELEIEVAADAAGLTVTVTDFAPGPVEQLAVGPKNESPDIGEVAERGRGLLLVDHFASRWGTVHEGDGKGVWFRLDQRSDGAAAPVRLPQHGETPSLGALTGLLRSGNDRHTDEGLADLAADLLSRLARLTGAAGGVVRLDRGDGMGRQLLARYGRAPRDNADTIRVPLDVHRPYSGELELDASPVGYAQSLATMVAERFSLHLENDRLRRADVRRQTWITFLAEASELLAQSLDVNLTMALIPQLVVPRLGQWCAVHTTDAWGRLQLAAATHAEESQLAQLHTSLAEDGPESILARLEEASRLGTQVMFGTPSEGYAVPLVARGARLGTLAVGRHPKHRHDADEVAVLEDVARRAALAIDNARIHDERRTVARTLQASLLPPALPHVEGIGFAAEYVPTGSEVGGDFYDVVPFGDDQYLVVVGDVSGKGVQAATVTGLVRDVIRILVDDGKAMSEILWRVNRTLVQRGGGRYCTLAMASVTRKGASLAVCLHLAGHDRAVLVRADGKTSFVGEGGTALGLLESITSPDVAITLDPGDSLIFYTDGVTERRRGRELFGSTRLREAAMPLAGYPADVMAARLRSTTINFSVEEPRDDIAILVLRNDA, from the coding sequence GTGCCAGCCGAGGTCGGAACCATTCCTACAGGTGCGTCGCCTGATGCCCTGGTGCGCAGAACCCGGCTGCCCAATGATCGTCGTACCCCGGCGGCGGCCCGTGCACTCGTCCGCTCGGTGCTCGAGGAGACCGGCCTTGTCGTCCTGCTGAACGAAGCGCTGCTGCTGACCACCGAGCTCTCCACCAACGCCGTGGTGCACGCCAACACCGAGCTGGAGATCGAGGTGGCCGCCGACGCCGCCGGCCTCACCGTCACCGTCACCGACTTCGCGCCCGGCCCGGTCGAGCAGCTCGCGGTCGGCCCCAAGAACGAGAGCCCGGACATCGGCGAGGTGGCCGAGCGCGGCCGTGGCCTGCTGCTCGTCGACCACTTCGCGAGCCGCTGGGGCACCGTCCACGAGGGCGACGGCAAAGGCGTCTGGTTCCGCCTCGACCAGCGTTCCGACGGCGCAGCCGCACCGGTGCGGCTGCCGCAGCACGGCGAGACGCCCAGCCTCGGCGCGCTGACCGGCCTGCTGCGCAGCGGCAACGACCGGCACACCGACGAAGGCCTCGCCGACCTCGCCGCCGACCTGCTCTCCCGGCTGGCCCGGCTGACCGGCGCGGCCGGAGGAGTGGTCCGGCTCGACCGCGGCGACGGCATGGGCCGCCAGCTGCTCGCGAGGTACGGCCGGGCGCCCCGCGACAACGCCGACACCATCCGGGTGCCGCTCGACGTGCACCGGCCGTACTCCGGCGAACTGGAGCTCGACGCCTCCCCGGTGGGTTACGCGCAGTCGCTCGCCACGATGGTCGCCGAACGTTTCTCACTGCACCTGGAGAACGACCGCCTGCGCCGCGCCGACGTCCGCCGGCAGACCTGGATCACCTTCCTCGCCGAGGCCAGCGAGCTGCTCGCCCAGTCCCTCGACGTGAACCTCACGATGGCGCTGATCCCGCAGCTCGTGGTGCCCCGGCTCGGCCAGTGGTGCGCCGTGCACACCACTGACGCGTGGGGCCGGCTGCAGCTCGCCGCCGCCACCCATGCCGAGGAATCCCAGCTCGCGCAGCTGCACACCTCGCTCGCCGAGGACGGCCCGGAGTCGATCCTGGCCCGGCTGGAGGAGGCGTCCCGGCTCGGCACCCAGGTCATGTTCGGCACCCCCTCCGAGGGTTACGCGGTGCCGCTCGTGGCCCGGGGCGCCCGGCTGGGAACCCTCGCGGTGGGCCGGCACCCGAAGCACCGGCACGACGCCGACGAGGTGGCGGTGCTCGAAGACGTGGCGCGGCGGGCGGCGCTGGCGATCGACAACGCTCGGATCCACGACGAGAGGCGGACTGTCGCTCGTACGCTCCAGGCCTCTCTTCTTCCGCCCGCACTGCCGCACGTGGAAGGCATCGGGTTCGCTGCGGAGTACGTCCCGACCGGCTCCGAGGTGGGTGGCGACTTCTACGACGTCGTCCCGTTCGGCGACGACCAGTACCTCGTCGTGGTCGGCGACGTCTCCGGCAAGGGCGTGCAGGCCGCGACCGTGACCGGCCTGGTCCGTGACGTGATCCGGATCCTGGTCGACGACGGCAAGGCGATGAGCGAGATCCTCTGGCGGGTCAACCGCACGCTCGTGCAGCGCGGCGGCGGGCGGTACTGCACCCTCGCGATGGCCTCGGTGACCCGCAAGGGCGCGTCGCTCGCGGTCTGCCTGCACCTGGCCGGCCACGACCGGGCGGTGCTGGTCCGCGCCGACGGCAAGACCTCGTTCGTCGGCGAGGGCGGCACCGCGCTCGGCCTGCTGGAGAGCATCACCTCGCCGGACGTCGCGATCACGCTGGACCCGGGCGACTCACTGATCTTCTACACCGACGGCGTCACCGAGCGCCGCCGCGGCCGTGAGCTGTTCGGATCCACCCGGCTGCGGGAGGCCGCCATGCCGCTCGCCGGCTATCCGGCCGACGTGATGGCCGCCCGGCTGCGATCCACGACGATCAACTTCTCGGTGGAGGAGCCGCGGGACGACATCGCGATCCTGGTGCTGCGCAACGACGCCTGA
- a CDS encoding dihydrofolate reductase family protein, producing the protein MKTQYYTATTIDGFIADEHNSLDWLFEVDEGGENPFAEFFAGIGAFAMGSTTYEWILAHEKALDNPEKWLGPYGDTPAWVFSSRDLPVIPGANLHFVRGEVSPIHQEMVSAAQGKNIWLVGGGDLVGQFADQGLLDEVILGVAPVTLGKGAPVLPRRIRSSRLTLTGARPIGQFAYLTYDVSPPI; encoded by the coding sequence ATGAAGACGCAGTACTACACCGCGACCACGATCGACGGCTTCATCGCCGACGAGCACAACTCGCTGGACTGGCTCTTCGAGGTCGACGAGGGCGGGGAGAACCCGTTCGCCGAGTTCTTCGCCGGCATCGGCGCGTTCGCCATGGGATCCACGACCTACGAGTGGATCCTCGCCCACGAGAAGGCGCTGGACAATCCGGAGAAGTGGCTCGGGCCCTACGGCGACACCCCGGCCTGGGTCTTCTCCTCACGCGACCTGCCCGTCATTCCAGGGGCGAATCTTCATTTCGTACGGGGTGAGGTGTCCCCGATCCACCAGGAGATGGTGTCGGCCGCCCAGGGGAAGAACATCTGGCTGGTCGGCGGCGGTGACCTGGTCGGGCAGTTCGCCGACCAGGGCCTGCTCGACGAGGTGATCCTCGGGGTCGCCCCGGTGACGCTCGGCAAGGGTGCGCCGGTGCTGCCCCGGCGCATCAGATCGTCGCGTCTCACGCTGACCGGCGCGAGGCCGATCGGCCAGTTCGCCTACCTCACCTACGACGTCTCCCCGCCGATCTGA
- a CDS encoding ABC transporter ATP-binding protein: MTEALLTATGVHKKYGNTPALRGVDFSIESGEIVAVTGPSGCGKSTLLHCLAGLLSLDAGEVRYRDQDIGLFSEASRSRLRRSDFGVLFQFGQLVPELTAAENVGLPLLLAGSGRREAREAALGWLDRFGVADLADKRPGAVSGGQQQRIAAARALVTEPQVIFADEPTGALDQLSGEQVLGAMVQVVREQGTAVVLVTHEATIAAYADREVVLRDGAVDPTGLGVTP; the protein is encoded by the coding sequence ATGACCGAGGCTCTGCTCACCGCCACCGGCGTGCACAAGAAGTACGGGAACACGCCGGCGCTGCGCGGTGTCGACTTCAGCATCGAGAGCGGCGAGATCGTCGCGGTGACCGGGCCGAGCGGGTGCGGCAAGTCCACTCTGCTGCACTGCCTGGCCGGCCTGCTCAGCCTCGACGCGGGCGAGGTGCGGTACCGCGATCAGGACATCGGGCTCTTCTCCGAGGCGTCGCGGTCCCGGCTGCGGCGGTCCGACTTCGGGGTGCTGTTCCAGTTCGGGCAGTTGGTGCCCGAGCTCACGGCCGCCGAGAACGTCGGCCTCCCGCTGCTTCTCGCCGGTTCGGGGCGGCGAGAGGCGCGGGAGGCGGCGCTCGGCTGGCTCGACCGGTTCGGAGTGGCGGACCTCGCCGACAAGCGCCCCGGCGCGGTCTCCGGCGGCCAGCAGCAGCGGATCGCGGCCGCCCGGGCGCTGGTCACCGAACCGCAGGTGATCTTCGCTGATGAGCCGACCGGCGCGCTCGACCAGCTCAGCGGTGAGCAGGTGCTCGGTGCCATGGTCCAGGTGGTGCGGGAGCAGGGGACGGCCGTCGTGCTGGTCACCCACGAGGCGACGATCGCGGCGTACGCCGACCGGGAGGTCGTGCTCCGGGACGGCGCCGTGGACCCGACCGGTCTCGGGGTGACGCCGTGA
- a CDS encoding FtsX-like permease family protein: MRFSTLVRLSLAGNRTDRLRTVLTAVSAALAAVFLLAAATVASIRGGEMVIDGTGMGTRSPGTQQYASALLMEAGLRPGVIFALVMLALPVLALAGQCIRLGAPARDRRLVALRLGGATPGQAVLIAGAETAVASLFGSLIGLGVFAALRSVLDNRTADGRLWLPVDVVPDPLLVAGALLLVPLLAGAVGVLLMRRMVITPLGVVRRVREDGPGPWPGFLIAAGLVAFVSPGLLADLLPVHGEFPSWVAPVLMGGGVLLVTVGVVIGVGWISYTSGRLLRRYGRGAATLLAGGRLMADPWNGSRTLGALLGAIVFGAGTLGFRAMFATEFAASARYEEMIAGTGYPTSGYSDPEFYLGAIRLVMIAVSIAMLVAAGGVLVALVEGIVARRRAYAALTATGVPRRTLSAVLLWHTFVPLVPAVLLALGTGASLFRLGATEVRLGEPFEQCIDPAAVDWETCARETIVPPSLVVPIPIPFAQLALLGGGALVAMLLVVGVGVAVLRTSTDLEELRVG; encoded by the coding sequence GTGAGGTTCTCCACCCTGGTCCGGCTGAGCCTCGCGGGCAACCGCACGGATCGGCTGCGGACCGTGCTGACCGCCGTCAGCGCCGCCCTCGCCGCGGTCTTCCTGCTCGCGGCCGCGACGGTGGCCTCGATCCGGGGTGGCGAGATGGTCATCGACGGCACCGGCATGGGAACCCGCAGCCCGGGGACCCAGCAGTATGCCAGCGCGCTGCTCATGGAGGCCGGCCTGCGACCCGGCGTCATCTTCGCCCTGGTCATGCTGGCGCTGCCGGTCCTCGCGCTGGCAGGGCAGTGCATCCGGCTCGGCGCCCCGGCCCGGGACCGTCGGCTCGTCGCACTCCGGCTCGGTGGCGCCACTCCGGGGCAGGCCGTCCTGATCGCCGGGGCGGAGACCGCGGTGGCCAGCCTGTTCGGCTCGCTGATCGGGCTCGGCGTCTTCGCGGCTCTCCGGTCGGTGCTCGACAACCGGACCGCCGACGGCCGGCTCTGGCTGCCGGTCGACGTGGTGCCGGACCCTCTCCTGGTGGCCGGCGCTCTCCTGCTGGTCCCGCTGCTGGCCGGCGCGGTAGGCGTGCTGCTCATGCGCCGCATGGTGATCACGCCGCTCGGGGTGGTCCGTCGGGTGCGCGAGGACGGGCCGGGACCGTGGCCTGGCTTCCTGATCGCCGCCGGGCTGGTCGCGTTCGTCAGCCCGGGGTTGCTCGCCGATCTTCTCCCGGTCCACGGGGAGTTCCCTTCCTGGGTGGCGCCGGTGCTGATGGGCGGGGGCGTCCTGCTGGTGACGGTCGGCGTGGTGATCGGCGTCGGCTGGATCTCGTACACGTCGGGGCGGCTGCTGCGGCGGTACGGCCGGGGCGCTGCGACGCTGCTGGCCGGGGGACGGCTGATGGCCGACCCGTGGAACGGCAGCCGCACGCTCGGTGCGCTGCTCGGAGCGATCGTGTTCGGGGCCGGCACTCTGGGCTTCCGGGCGATGTTCGCCACCGAATTCGCGGCCTCGGCCCGGTATGAGGAAATGATCGCCGGCACCGGCTACCCGACCTCCGGCTACAGCGACCCGGAGTTCTATCTCGGCGCGATCCGGCTCGTCATGATCGCCGTGTCGATCGCGATGCTGGTCGCGGCGGGCGGCGTGCTGGTCGCCCTCGTCGAGGGGATCGTGGCACGGCGGCGGGCGTACGCCGCGCTCACCGCCACCGGGGTGCCCCGGCGGACGCTGAGCGCGGTGCTGCTCTGGCACACGTTCGTGCCACTGGTGCCGGCCGTGCTGCTTGCCCTTGGCACCGGCGCCTCGCTGTTCCGGCTGGGGGCCACCGAGGTGCGTCTCGGCGAACCGTTCGAACAGTGCATCGATCCGGCTGCGGTGGACTGGGAGACCTGCGCCCGGGAGACGATCGTCCCGCCGTCGCTCGTGGTGCCGATCCCGATCCCGTTCGCCCAGCTGGCTCTGCTCGGCGGGGGAGCGCTGGTGGCGATGCTGCTGGTGGTCGGCGTGGGCGTGGCGGTGCTGCGGACCAGCACCGACCTCGAGGAGCTACGCGTCGGCTGA
- a CDS encoding FAD-binding oxidoreductase: MTDSLLDALVDICGPGFARPARSVDRIAGRQAAHVAVPATASAVADTLRLSDSFRVRGAGTKIDWGFPPADLDLIVDTGRLNGLWDHNEATAVVAAGTPVAAVQAALALRGQRLAVDPPSRGATIGGMLAVNESGPLRHRFGSPAAQTVSVDYVTASGAVESSDGEGGRPGIAEIDGVLTSAVLRLEPLPPARRFVGRTVETPAEVDELVSAVLAQDVSPSAIEVDLPGATGGVLALLLEGHESEVAGSADKIAGVWGGRSVVTSAAPSWWGQYPFQASSDVALRIAAQPRHLQAVAYSLRDAAGSAVAIRGSAGVGTVHAVLPSSLGVARVREILVALEQVLLARRGKLAVVSAPPELAVELPMADRRGLF, from the coding sequence GTGACTGATTCCCTTCTCGATGCGCTCGTCGACATCTGCGGTCCCGGATTCGCGCGTCCGGCCCGCAGCGTCGACCGGATAGCCGGACGGCAGGCTGCCCATGTCGCTGTTCCGGCCACGGCGTCCGCAGTCGCCGATACGCTGCGGCTTTCCGATTCGTTCCGCGTCCGCGGCGCGGGTACGAAGATCGACTGGGGCTTCCCACCCGCCGATCTCGATCTGATCGTGGACACCGGGCGGCTCAACGGCCTCTGGGACCACAACGAGGCCACCGCCGTCGTCGCGGCCGGCACCCCGGTCGCCGCCGTCCAGGCCGCCCTCGCGCTGCGCGGCCAGCGGCTCGCCGTCGACCCGCCGTCCCGGGGCGCCACCATCGGCGGCATGCTGGCCGTCAACGAGTCCGGGCCACTGCGGCACCGCTTCGGCAGTCCCGCGGCGCAGACCGTGAGCGTCGACTACGTGACCGCCTCCGGCGCCGTCGAGTCCTCCGACGGTGAGGGCGGCCGGCCCGGCATCGCCGAGATCGACGGGGTCCTCACGTCCGCCGTTCTCCGCCTGGAGCCGCTGCCACCCGCGCGCCGCTTCGTCGGCCGGACCGTCGAGACCCCGGCGGAAGTGGACGAGCTCGTCTCCGCGGTGCTCGCCCAGGACGTCTCGCCCAGCGCCATCGAGGTCGACCTGCCCGGGGCTACCGGTGGAGTCCTCGCCCTGCTGCTCGAAGGCCACGAATCCGAGGTGGCCGGCAGCGCCGACAAGATCGCCGGAGTCTGGGGCGGCCGCTCGGTCGTGACGTCGGCGGCGCCCTCGTGGTGGGGGCAGTACCCATTCCAGGCCTCCTCCGACGTGGCGTTGCGGATCGCGGCTCAGCCTCGGCACCTGCAGGCCGTGGCGTACTCCCTCCGCGACGCCGCCGGCTCGGCCGTCGCCATCCGCGGCTCGGCCGGGGTCGGGACCGTTCATGCGGTGCTGCCCAGTTCGCTGGGGGTGGCGCGGGTGCGGGAGATCCTGGTCGCGTTGGAACAGGTGCTGCTCGCTCGGCGGGGGAAGCTGGCGGTCGTCTCGGCGCCGCCGGAGTTGGCCGTCGAGTTGCCTATGGCTGATCGGCGGGGCTTGTTCTGA
- a CDS encoding dihydrofolate reductase family protein produces MAKTQYYTATSIDGFTADQSNSLDWLFEVDEGTANPFGEFFAGIGAFAMGATTYEWVLKNDNLLEEPENWHDMYGDVPCWVFTHRDLPPVPDANVFMISGDVRRVHEAMLVAAQGKNVWLAGGGDLVSQFVDHGLLDEIILGIAPAILGGGAPLLRRKLLVDDLILTGVSEVGQFAYLTYAVGDVARLGRHLAAETVTRIPSFG; encoded by the coding sequence ATGGCGAAGACGCAGTACTACACCGCCACCAGCATCGACGGTTTCACCGCCGACCAGAGCAACTCGCTGGACTGGCTCTTCGAGGTTGACGAGGGCACCGCCAACCCGTTCGGCGAGTTCTTCGCCGGCATCGGCGCGTTCGCCATGGGTGCGACCACCTACGAGTGGGTTCTGAAGAACGACAACCTGCTCGAGGAGCCGGAGAACTGGCACGACATGTACGGCGACGTACCGTGCTGGGTCTTCACCCACCGCGACCTCCCGCCCGTCCCCGACGCCAACGTCTTCATGATCAGCGGAGACGTGCGGCGCGTTCACGAGGCGATGCTGGTGGCCGCCCAGGGCAAGAACGTCTGGCTGGCCGGCGGCGGCGACCTGGTGAGCCAGTTCGTCGACCACGGCCTCCTCGACGAGATCATCCTCGGCATCGCGCCGGCGATCCTCGGCGGCGGCGCGCCCTTGCTACGCCGTAAACTCCTGGTCGACGACCTGATCCTGACGGGCGTCAGCGAGGTGGGCCAATTCGCCTACCTCACCTACGCCGTCGGCGACGTGGCCCGCCTGGGCCGCCACCTGGCAGCCGAGACGGTGACCAGAATTCCCTCGTTCGGCTGA
- a CDS encoding S9 family peptidase, which produces MTNEAPPTAHQSPTERTFHGDTVTDEFAWLMDKEDPATIAYLEAENAWTERATAHLDDLRQKVFQEIRSRTQETDLSVPSRKGAFWYYTRTVEGKQYGIHCRVAVKPGEVDPPMGADKPGEQVLLDGNELAAGKEFFALGTFDVSPDGNLLAFSTDFAGDERFTLKIKDLRTGEILPDEVTDAFYGSAWSADGSVLFYITVDEAWRPYRVWRHTVGASTEDTLVYEEPDERFWVGVDLSRSEKFIVVDTQSKITSEVRVIPSDHPTAEPALIAERVQGVEYSVEHHGHRFLILHNRDAEDFALACTSVDNPGEWVELIPHQPGTRLESVDAFARHVVVSLRRDGLTGLRVMTDGSTDTYDMTFPEPIYSVGLAGNPEYETGSIRISYTSLVTPDSVYDVDLVTRAMTLRKQKPVLGGYDPADYEQFREWATAPDGTRVPISIVARRGLVKNGDNPALLYGYGSYEHSIDPYFSIARLSLLDRGVVFAIAHVRGGGELGRGWYENGKMLAKKNTFTDFVACAEALVRARWTSASRLVARGGSAGGLLMGAIANLAPEAFAGIVAEVPFVDPLTSILDPSLPLTVTEWEEWGNPLESAEVYAYMKSYSPYENVAKLSYPKILAVTSLNDTRVLYHEPTKWVARLRAVAPDGEFLLKTEMGAGHGGPSGRYDAWKEEAFVLSWILDVVKAA; this is translated from the coding sequence GTGACGAACGAAGCGCCTCCCACCGCACATCAGTCGCCCACCGAGCGCACGTTCCACGGCGACACGGTCACCGACGAGTTCGCCTGGCTCATGGACAAAGAGGACCCGGCGACCATCGCGTACCTGGAGGCGGAGAACGCCTGGACCGAGCGGGCGACGGCTCACCTGGACGACCTGCGGCAGAAGGTCTTCCAGGAGATCCGCAGCCGCACCCAGGAGACCGACCTCTCGGTGCCGTCCCGCAAGGGCGCCTTCTGGTACTACACGCGAACCGTCGAGGGAAAGCAGTACGGCATCCACTGCCGGGTCGCCGTCAAGCCCGGTGAGGTCGACCCGCCGATGGGCGCCGACAAGCCCGGGGAGCAGGTCCTGCTCGACGGCAACGAGCTCGCCGCGGGCAAGGAGTTCTTCGCGTTGGGCACGTTCGACGTGAGCCCGGACGGCAACCTCCTGGCGTTCTCCACCGACTTCGCCGGCGACGAGCGGTTCACCCTCAAGATCAAGGACCTGCGTACCGGCGAGATCCTCCCCGACGAGGTGACCGACGCCTTCTACGGCAGCGCGTGGTCGGCCGACGGCAGCGTCCTCTTCTACATCACTGTCGACGAGGCGTGGCGCCCCTACCGCGTGTGGCGGCACACCGTCGGCGCGAGCACCGAGGACACCCTGGTCTACGAGGAGCCGGACGAGCGCTTCTGGGTCGGCGTCGACCTGTCCCGCAGCGAGAAGTTCATCGTCGTCGACACCCAGAGCAAGATCACCTCTGAGGTGCGGGTGATCCCCTCGGACCACCCCACGGCCGAGCCGGCGCTGATCGCCGAGCGCGTCCAGGGTGTGGAATACAGCGTCGAGCACCACGGCCACCGCTTCCTGATCCTGCACAACCGCGACGCCGAGGACTTCGCCCTGGCGTGCACCTCGGTGGACAACCCGGGCGAGTGGGTCGAGCTGATCCCGCACCAGCCGGGAACCCGCCTGGAGTCGGTGGACGCGTTCGCCCGGCACGTCGTGGTGTCGCTGCGCCGGGACGGTCTCACCGGCCTGCGGGTGATGACCGACGGCAGCACCGACACGTACGACATGACCTTCCCGGAGCCGATCTACAGCGTCGGGCTGGCCGGCAACCCGGAGTACGAGACGGGTTCCATCCGGATCAGCTACACCTCGCTGGTCACGCCGGACTCGGTCTACGACGTCGACCTGGTCACCCGGGCCATGACGCTGCGCAAGCAGAAGCCGGTGCTCGGCGGCTACGACCCGGCCGACTACGAGCAGTTCCGCGAGTGGGCGACCGCGCCGGACGGCACCCGTGTCCCGATCTCGATCGTGGCGCGCAGAGGCCTGGTCAAGAACGGCGACAACCCGGCTCTGCTCTACGGCTACGGCTCCTACGAGCACTCGATCGACCCGTACTTCTCGATCGCCCGCCTGAGCCTGCTGGACCGCGGCGTGGTCTTCGCGATCGCGCACGTCCGCGGTGGTGGCGAGCTCGGCCGCGGGTGGTACGAGAACGGCAAGATGCTGGCGAAGAAGAACACCTTCACCGACTTCGTGGCGTGCGCCGAGGCTCTGGTCCGGGCCCGTTGGACGTCGGCGTCGCGCCTGGTCGCGAGGGGTGGCTCGGCCGGCGGCCTGCTGATGGGCGCGATCGCGAACCTCGCTCCGGAGGCGTTCGCCGGGATCGTGGCCGAGGTTCCCTTCGTCGACCCGCTGACCTCGATCCTCGACCCGAGCCTGCCGCTCACGGTCACCGAGTGGGAGGAGTGGGGAAACCCGCTCGAATCCGCCGAGGTCTATGCGTACATGAAGTCGTACAGCCCCTACGAGAACGTCGCGAAGCTGAGCTACCCCAAGATCCTCGCGGTGACCAGCCTCAACGACACCCGCGTGCTCTACCACGAGCCGACCAAGTGGGTCGCGCGCCTGCGCGCGGTCGCCCCCGACGGCGAGTTCCTGCTCAAGACCGAGATGGGCGCCGGGCACGGTGGGCCGAGCGGCCGCTACGACGCTTGGAAGGAGGAGGCCTTCGTGCTCTCCTGGATCTTGGACGTGGTCAAGGCCGCTTAG